The proteins below are encoded in one region of Sulfolobus sp. A20:
- a CDS encoding ornithine cyclodeaminase family protein, translating into MTLLIKESEVTNLIDYREIYNSLVNAFELFENKLAINLQRSRISFKGATLTFQAAAMEDYIGYKTFISGNFLIFLYNISGELLSIIESDRLTQIRTAILSVIASDFIYGDYSSIGIIGLGKQGIAHVEVINEIKKGIKINVFTQSKSRLEKAISVLGSEGISVNVSDSIKKICEDSEVIVSITKAKDPFIKLDYVSSKRKHINAMGSNIPEKIEVYPEVVKASKIIVVEDFIQTLQEAGELVIAKKMNMLDESKLVTLSSVISKKVTIPKEGITLFKSVGIGLEDLAVGKLIYEKALSKGIGNEIEVKGIWYRELERK; encoded by the coding sequence TTGACACTCTTAATCAAGGAGAGTGAAGTGACGAATTTAATAGATTACAGAGAAATATACAATTCACTAGTAAATGCATTTGAATTATTTGAGAATAAACTAGCAATTAACCTACAGAGGAGCAGAATTTCTTTCAAGGGAGCAACTCTAACATTTCAAGCTGCTGCTATGGAAGATTATATAGGTTATAAGACGTTCATTAGCGGCAACTTCCTAATATTCCTATACAACATTTCAGGGGAACTTCTTAGCATTATAGAATCAGATAGGCTAACTCAGATTAGAACAGCAATTCTATCAGTAATAGCGTCAGATTTTATTTATGGAGACTATAGCAGTATCGGAATAATAGGGTTAGGGAAACAAGGCATTGCTCATGTGGAGGTGATAAATGAGATAAAGAAAGGTATCAAGATAAACGTTTTCACGCAGTCAAAGAGCAGATTGGAAAAAGCTATTTCCGTTCTAGGAAGTGAAGGAATAAGTGTTAACGTTAGTGACTCAATCAAAAAAATTTGTGAAGATAGTGAGGTGATAGTTAGCATAACAAAAGCAAAAGATCCATTTATCAAGTTAGATTACGTTAGTTCTAAAAGAAAGCATATCAATGCCATGGGTTCAAACATTCCCGAAAAAATAGAAGTATATCCAGAAGTAGTGAAGGCCTCGAAAATAATAGTGGTCGAAGACTTTATACAGACATTACAAGAAGCTGGAGAGTTGGTTATAGCAAAGAAGATGAACATGTTAGATGAGAGCAAACTCGTCACATTGTCCAGCGTAATATCGAAGAAAGTTACGATACCGAAAGAGGGAATAACGTTGTTTAAGTCCGTTGGTATAGGACTTGAAGATCTTGCAGTTGGAAAATTAATTTATGAAAAAGCTTTAAGCAAAGGTATTGGTAATGAAATAGAGGTAAAGGG